Genomic DNA from Leucobacter triazinivorans:
GCCGTCGAGACGCACCACGAGCGGCTTGTTCGCGGCGTCGCCGAGCTTGGCGAGCGCTCCCACGATGCCGTTGGCGACCGCGTCGCACGCGGTGATGCCGCCGAAGACGTTGACGAACACCGACTTGACCTGCGGGTCGCCGAGGATCACGTCGAGGCCGGCGGCCATGACCTCTGCCGAGGCGCCGCCGCCGATGTCGAGGAAGTTGGCGGGCTTCACCCCGCCGTGGTTCTCTCCCGCGTAGGCGACGACGTCGAGCGTCGACATCACGAGGCCCGCACCGTTGCCGATGACGCCCACCTCGCCATCGAGCTTCACGTAGTTGAGATCCTGCGCCTTGGCCTTCGCCTCGAGCGGGTCCTCCGCCGCCTTGTCCTCGAGCGCCTCGTGCTCGGGCTGGCGGAAGTCGGCGTTGGCGTCGAGCGAGACCTTGCCGTCGAGCGCGATGATCTCGCCGGCGCCGGTGAGCACGAGCGGGTTCACCTCGACGAGTGTCGCGTCTTCGCCCGTGTACACGTCGTAGAGCTTCTGGAACACCGGCACGACCTTCGCGACGAGCTCCTCGGGGAAGCGCGCGGCCCGGGCGATCTCCTCGGCCTTTGCCGCGTCGATGCCGACGAGCGGGTCGACCTCGATGCGCGCGAGCGCCTCGGGCTTCTCGACCGCCAGCTGCTCGATCTCCATCCCGCCCTCGACCGAGCAGAGCGACAGATACGACCGGTTGGCGCGGTCGAGCAGCACGGAGAAGTAGAACTCCTGCGCGATGTCGGCGCCCGCGGCCACCATGACGCGCTGCACGACGTGCCCCTTGATGTCGAGACCGAGGATCGCCTGCGCGGCGGCGAACGCCTCGTCGGGGTTCTTCGCGACCTTCACGCCGCCGGCCTTGCCGCGGCCGCCCGTCTTCACCTGCGCCTTGACGACGACCACGCCGCCGATCTTCTCGGCCGCGGCGCGCGCCTCCTCCGGCGTATCCGCGATGAGGCCGGCGAGCACCGGCACTCCGTATCGCTCAAAGATGTCTCGTGCCTGGTACTCGTACAGATCCACGTACTGTCCTTCGCTTGTCGGGGTGATCCGAGGCAGAAAAGTGTCTCGATGTCGAGATAAGTCGACCAGTCCGAAATTCTATCACCGCAGGATGTGGGCGCAGCGTTCAGCGGCGCTGCTTGCTGCGGTAGAGCGCCGAGTCGGCCCGGCCCGTCGCCGATTCGAGTGCCTCGTCCGGCTCGACCAGCACGGCTCCCCAGGTCCAGGAGTGACGCGCCGTCTGCTGCGCGTGCCGCAGGAGCGACTCGGCGGCGTCGAGACCCAACGGCAGCAGCAGCACGAACTCGTCGCCCCCGATCCGCGCCACGATCCCGTTGGAGCGGTCCCAGGCGCCGCGCATCCCCACCAGCTCGCGCCAC
This window encodes:
- the sucC gene encoding ADP-forming succinate--CoA ligase subunit beta yields the protein MDLYEYQARDIFERYGVPVLAGLIADTPEEARAAAEKIGGVVVVKAQVKTGGRGKAGGVKVAKNPDEAFAAAQAILGLDIKGHVVQRVMVAAGADIAQEFYFSVLLDRANRSYLSLCSVEGGMEIEQLAVEKPEALARIEVDPLVGIDAAKAEEIARAARFPEELVAKVVPVFQKLYDVYTGEDATLVEVNPLVLTGAGEIIALDGKVSLDANADFRQPEHEALEDKAAEDPLEAKAKAQDLNYVKLDGEVGVIGNGAGLVMSTLDVVAYAGENHGGVKPANFLDIGGGASAEVMAAGLDVILGDPQVKSVFVNVFGGITACDAVANGIVGALAKLGDAANKPLVVRLDGNNVEEGRRILDEAAHPLVTQAATMDEGADKAAELANAR